From a single Bacteroidota bacterium genomic region:
- the nuoF gene encoding NADH-quinone oxidoreductase subunit NuoF, with protein MGRKLLTQHINVPGIRNLETYRQHGGYDTLRKAFGMKQEDIVEEVKKSGLRGRGGAGFPTGLKWSFLAKPEGVARYLVCNADESEPGTFKDRYMMEHLPHLLIEGMAIGSFALGCRTSYIYIRGELMYVYHILQKAIDEAYAAGFLGKNVMGTGWDFDLFLQCGGGAYICGEETALIESLEGKRGNPRIKPPFPAIKGVWDCPTVVNNVESIMAVVPIVRDGGDAYAQIGIGKSTGTKLISACGHLKKPGVYEIELGVPVEEFIYSDEYCGGIRNDKKLKAVVAGGSSVPVLPAELILKTANGEPRLMSYESLADGGFATGTMLGSGGFIVMDEDTSIVKNLWTFTRFYHHESCGQCSPCREGTGWMEKLLHKILDGHGTLADVDLLWEIQSKIEGKTICPLGDAAAWPVASAIRHFRSEFEEYVRNPSAIRKDHHYYRVNNLNPELV; from the coding sequence ATGGGAAGAAAACTTCTCACACAGCATATAAACGTACCGGGTATACGCAATCTGGAAACTTACCGTCAGCATGGAGGGTACGATACATTGCGCAAAGCTTTTGGCATGAAGCAGGAGGATATCGTGGAGGAAGTAAAGAAATCCGGTCTGCGTGGTCGTGGTGGTGCAGGATTTCCAACAGGTTTGAAATGGAGTTTCCTGGCTAAACCTGAAGGTGTAGCGCGTTATCTCGTTTGTAATGCCGACGAAAGTGAGCCGGGTACCTTTAAGGATCGCTATATGATGGAGCATCTTCCGCATCTGCTGATCGAAGGAATGGCCATTGGTAGTTTTGCACTCGGTTGCCGGACATCCTATATTTATATTCGGGGTGAACTGATGTATGTGTATCATATTCTCCAGAAAGCTATCGATGAAGCGTATGCTGCAGGTTTCCTGGGTAAGAATGTAATGGGTACCGGATGGGATTTTGATCTCTTTTTGCAATGTGGTGGCGGTGCTTATATATGTGGTGAGGAAACCGCATTGATTGAATCGCTCGAAGGAAAACGTGGTAACCCGCGTATTAAACCTCCTTTTCCCGCGATCAAGGGGGTTTGGGATTGTCCAACCGTGGTGAATAATGTGGAAAGTATTATGGCGGTTGTGCCTATCGTTAGAGATGGTGGCGATGCCTATGCTCAAATTGGAATTGGAAAAAGTACCGGTACTAAACTGATCTCCGCTTGCGGTCACCTGAAGAAGCCCGGTGTTTATGAAATAGAATTAGGAGTACCCGTAGAAGAATTTATTTATTCGGATGAATACTGCGGTGGCATTCGTAATGATAAAAAATTGAAGGCCGTTGTGGCCGGGGGCTCTTCAGTGCCTGTTCTTCCGGCAGAATTGATTTTGAAAACGGCAAATGGTGAACCTCGACTGATGTCTTACGAATCATTGGCTGATGGAGGTTTTGCCACCGGTACCATGTTAGGTTCCGGTGGATTTATCGTGATGGATGAAGATACCAGCATCGTTAAAAATCTCTGGACCTTCACGCGCTTTTATCATCATGAAAGTTGTGGTCAGTGTAGCCCCTGTCGTGAAGGTACCGGCTGGATGGAGAAGTTATTGCATAAAATTCTGGATGGTCACGGCACACTCGCCGATGTGGATCTCCTCTGGGAAATACAATCTAAAATAGAAGGAAAAACGATCTGCCCTCTCGGTGATGCTGCCGCCTGGCCCGTTGCCAGTGCTATCCGTCATTTCCGCAGTGAATTCGAAGAATATGTGCGGAACCCGTCTGCCATTCGAAAAGATCATCATTATTACCGGGTGAATAACCTTAACCCGGAACTAGTTTAA
- the nuoE gene encoding NADH-quinone oxidoreductase subunit NuoE has product MSVNKEIKFSDEALALIERMKQRYPAGKQKSALLPVLHLAQAEFGGWLSSPVMDYVASILSIQPVEVYEVASFYTMFNLKPVGKCVVEVCRTGPCWLMGAEDVVKYIEKKLNIREGETTADGMFTLKTVECLASCGTAPMMQIGEKYHEHLTLSKVDEILDNYRSNTVDPISHWSKDKI; this is encoded by the coding sequence ATGAGTGTGAATAAAGAAATAAAATTTAGCGATGAAGCGCTCGCCCTGATTGAAAGGATGAAGCAACGTTATCCGGCAGGAAAACAAAAATCTGCGCTCTTACCTGTGCTCCATCTCGCTCAGGCGGAGTTTGGTGGATGGCTGAGTTCTCCCGTGATGGATTATGTGGCTTCTATACTTAGTATTCAACCTGTTGAAGTGTATGAGGTAGCTTCGTTCTATACGATGTTTAACCTGAAACCGGTTGGTAAATGTGTTGTGGAAGTATGTCGTACAGGCCCTTGCTGGTTGATGGGTGCGGAGGATGTGGTGAAGTATATTGAAAAGAAATTGAATATCAGAGAAGGGGAAACTACCGCTGATGGAATGTTTACATTGAAGACAGTGGAATGCCTTGCCTCTTGCGGTACAGCACCAATGATGCAAATCGGTGAAAAATACCATGAGCATCTTACATTGAGTAAAGTAGATGAAATTCTGGACAACTATCGCTCTAATACTGTTGACCCCATCTCTCACTGGTCAAAAGATAAAATTTAA
- a CDS encoding NADH-quinone oxidoreductase subunit D, whose amino-acid sequence MAADQLLPKKNFIASVQPKEYSILNLGPTHPATHGIFQNVMKMDGEMIVSAEPTIGYIHRAFEKLAERRPFYQVTPITDRLNYCSSPINNMGWHMTVEKLAGIEIPKRVQYLRVIIMELARIADHIICNSVIGVDSGAMTGFLYVFQWREFIYEIYEELCGARLTTNIGRIGGLERDFSPLAWEKIHRFLKDFPDGLREFENLLVRNRIFMDRTIACGPIAADRALQYGFTGPNLRAAGVDYDVRVMNPYSSYEEFDFVIPLGTNGDTYDRFMVRQKEMWESLGIIKQAIDKLDKLSDKTSIHANVPEFYLPPKEEVYSSMEALIWHFKIVMGETSIPKGEVYHCVEGGNGELGFFLISDGGRTPYRLHFRRPCYIYYQAYPEMVKGSMLSDAILTMSSMNVIAGELDA is encoded by the coding sequence ATGGCCGCTGATCAGCTTCTCCCCAAAAAGAACTTCATTGCGAGCGTGCAACCGAAGGAATATAGTATCCTTAATCTCGGTCCAACTCATCCCGCTACTCATGGCATCTTTCAAAATGTGATGAAAATGGATGGTGAAATGATTGTCTCCGCTGAACCAACTATCGGATATATCCATCGTGCTTTTGAGAAATTGGCCGAACGCCGTCCTTTCTATCAGGTTACACCCATAACCGATCGCCTGAATTATTGCTCCTCTCCTATAAATAATATGGGGTGGCATATGACAGTCGAAAAACTGGCCGGTATTGAAATTCCTAAGCGGGTGCAGTATCTCCGTGTTATTATCATGGAGCTTGCACGTATCGCTGATCATATTATATGTAATTCCGTCATTGGTGTGGATAGTGGTGCCATGACGGGCTTCCTCTATGTTTTCCAGTGGAGAGAGTTTATATATGAGATTTATGAGGAACTCTGCGGAGCCCGTCTGACTACCAATATTGGTCGCATTGGCGGACTAGAAAGAGATTTTTCGCCGCTGGCCTGGGAAAAAATTCATCGTTTTTTAAAGGACTTCCCAGATGGACTAAGAGAGTTTGAAAACCTTCTCGTCCGTAATCGGATTTTTATGGATCGTACTATTGCCTGTGGTCCTATCGCCGCTGATCGTGCGTTGCAGTATGGCTTTACCGGACCTAATCTCCGTGCAGCCGGTGTCGATTATGATGTACGGGTGATGAATCCGTATTCTTCCTATGAAGAATTCGATTTTGTAATTCCACTCGGAACAAACGGCGATACCTATGACCGCTTCATGGTGCGTCAGAAGGAAATGTGGGAGAGTCTTGGCATTATTAAGCAGGCGATTGATAAATTGGATAAGTTGTCAGATAAAACTTCTATTCATGCCAATGTTCCTGAATTTTATCTCCCTCCAAAGGAAGAAGTGTATTCCAGTATGGAAGCATTGATCTGGCATTTTAAAATTGTAATGGGCGAGACATCAATTCCGAAAGGGGAAGTGTATCATTGCGTGGAAGGTGGAAATGGGGAATTGGGATTTTTCCTGATCAGTGATGGCGGACGTACTCCTTATAGATTACACTTCCGTCGACCTTGTTATATTTATTATCAAGCCTATCCCGAAATGGTGAAAGGCTCGATGTTGAGTGATGCGATATTGACGATGAGTTCGATGAATGTTATTGCAGGAGAACTGGATGCCTGA
- a CDS encoding NADH-quinone oxidoreductase subunit C has product MMQQLTLDQVQSRLGEFLGDALVEMEMLYDMLTVTVDKEKVFDTIRFLKEDVDLNFHFLTTLCGLHYPDAEKPFGLMIQLHNMPSNIRIRIKTFTSDTEPVFKSLTSLWPAANWMEREAYDFFGFRFSGHPDMRRILNMDSLEGWPLRKEYPLEDPFRKDKDDKMFGR; this is encoded by the coding sequence ATGATGCAACAATTAACACTAGATCAGGTTCAATCCCGCCTCGGCGAATTCCTCGGTGATGCGCTGGTGGAGATGGAAATGCTTTACGATATGCTCACTGTAACTGTCGATAAGGAAAAAGTCTTTGATACCATCCGCTTTTTGAAGGAAGACGTTGATTTGAATTTTCATTTCCTGACTACCCTCTGTGGATTGCATTATCCGGACGCTGAAAAACCGTTCGGCTTGATGATCCAGTTGCATAATATGCCCTCCAACATCCGTATCCGGATAAAAACTTTTACCTCCGACACGGAGCCCGTATTCAAATCACTCACCTCCCTTTGGCCCGCAGCCAATTGGATGGAACGTGAAGCCTACGACTTCTTCGGATTTCGCTTTTCCGGTCACCCCGATATGAGACGAATTCTGAATATGGATTCTTTGGAAGGCTGGCCATTGAGAAAAGAGTATCCCCTCGAAGATCCCTTCAGGAAGGATAAAGACGATAAAATGTTTGGAAGATGA
- a CDS encoding NADH-quinone oxidoreductase subunit B: MSQEIQKLEGYEGPGFLATSLDKAVGMARKNSIWPLPFATSCCGIEFMATMASTYDLGRFGAERLSFSPRQADLLMVMGTIAKKMGPVLRQVYEQMAEPRWVIAVGACASTGGIFDTYSVLQGIDRIIPVDVYVPGCPPRPEQILDGVLKIQELVANESLRRRNSQEYKDLLASYGIE, translated from the coding sequence ATGTCACAGGAAATCCAGAAATTAGAAGGGTATGAAGGACCGGGATTTCTCGCGACTTCCCTCGATAAGGCAGTAGGGATGGCACGAAAGAATTCCATTTGGCCATTGCCTTTTGCTACCTCTTGCTGTGGCATCGAGTTCATGGCAACCATGGCCTCCACTTACGACCTGGGTCGGTTTGGCGCAGAACGCCTAAGCTTCTCGCCTCGCCAGGCCGATCTGCTTATGGTGATGGGTACTATAGCTAAAAAAATGGGCCCCGTCCTTCGTCAGGTGTATGAGCAAATGGCAGAGCCAAGATGGGTAATCGCGGTGGGTGCATGTGCCTCAACCGGTGGGATTTTCGATACCTATAGCGTCCTTCAGGGAATTGATCGCATTATCCCAGTCGACGTGTATGTGCCCGGATGTCCGCCGCGTCCCGAGCAAATTCTTGACGGCGTACTCAAAATTCAGGAACTAGTAGCCAATGAATCTCTACGTCGTAGAAACTCTCAGGAATATAAAGATCTTCTCGCTTCTTACGGTATCGAATGA
- a CDS encoding NADH-quinone oxidoreductase subunit A: MIILSTPSDYLPIAMMFVVAIGFVLFTMVVTHLLGPRRISKVKLEAFECGIESQGNSRLPFSIKYFLIAILFVLFDVEVIFMYPWAVNFAEWSKVSTAAFFEMFIFLGVLILGLVYIIRKGALKWE, from the coding sequence ATGATTATATTAAGTACACCTTCCGATTACCTTCCAATTGCCATGATGTTTGTCGTAGCAATAGGCTTTGTTCTGTTTACTATGGTTGTGACGCATTTATTGGGGCCCAGACGTATTTCAAAAGTAAAACTGGAAGCTTTTGAGTGTGGAATCGAATCTCAAGGGAATTCTCGGCTTCCCTTTTCTATAAAATATTTCCTCATCGCCATTCTTTTTGTCTTATTCGATGTAGAGGTCATTTTCATGTATCCATGGGCAGTGAATTTTGCCGAATGGAGTAAAGTGAGTACAGCTGCTTTCTTTGAAATGTTTATCTTTCTTGGAGTGCTTATCCTCGGATTGGTGTATATTATTCGTAAAGGTGCCCTTAAATGGGAATAA
- the crtI gene encoding phytoene desaturase, producing MKSAKKALIIGTGLGGLATGLRLASKGFQVEFVEKYHLPGGRLNILEKDGFSFDIGPSFFSMSYEFKEFFEYCGVPNPLVLQELNPLYAVYFENRANPFLIYKDLQKLATEFNGIEDNLVEKTEKYLSNAGKLFHDTEDIVIRRNFNSKLDYLLQLTKVPIKHGPKMFKSMWSELESNFDSQEVKVIFSLVSFFLGSTPFQTPAVYSLLNYTELKHDGYWNVEGGMYKITEAIVKLLKEKGATFHYNTEISALETEGKKVTAAISADGRKFTADKIICNSDAASFRGKVLNRKKYSSVKLDKLQWTLAPFTIYLGVNKKLDKLYHHNYFLGNNFKEYADNIFKTAVSPKKPYYYVNVRSRSNSNSAPEGCESLFILCPVPDLRYKPDWSDAEELTDNIIDDMSQRINFDIKKNTLTRTILTPIDWEEKFNLYKGSGLGLAHGLDQIGGFRPSNKDEDFTNLYYVGASTVPGTGLPIVIISSKLTTERILQDDESL from the coding sequence ATGAAATCTGCCAAAAAAGCACTTATTATCGGAACCGGGCTCGGTGGACTTGCCACTGGTCTTCGTTTGGCTTCCAAAGGCTTTCAGGTGGAGTTCGTCGAAAAGTACCACTTACCCGGCGGACGTTTAAATATTCTTGAAAAAGATGGATTTAGTTTCGATATAGGTCCATCCTTTTTTAGTATGAGTTATGAATTTAAAGAGTTCTTTGAATATTGTGGGGTTCCGAATCCTCTTGTTTTACAAGAATTGAATCCTCTTTATGCAGTCTATTTTGAAAATAGAGCAAACCCCTTTCTCATTTACAAAGACCTCCAAAAGCTTGCAACCGAATTTAATGGAATAGAAGACAATTTAGTAGAAAAAACTGAAAAATATTTGTCGAATGCAGGAAAACTTTTTCATGATACAGAGGATATTGTAATCAGAAGGAACTTCAATTCAAAACTCGACTACCTTTTACAGCTTACTAAAGTTCCCATCAAACATGGACCGAAGATGTTCAAGTCAATGTGGTCAGAACTTGAAAGTAATTTTGACTCACAGGAAGTTAAAGTGATATTTTCTCTAGTTTCTTTCTTCCTGGGTTCAACGCCTTTTCAGACACCTGCAGTTTATAGCTTACTTAATTATACAGAATTAAAGCATGATGGCTATTGGAATGTTGAAGGTGGGATGTATAAGATAACAGAAGCTATAGTAAAGCTCCTGAAAGAAAAAGGCGCCACTTTCCATTATAACACTGAAATTTCTGCTCTCGAAACCGAAGGCAAAAAAGTAACTGCAGCTATCTCAGCAGATGGCAGAAAATTTACTGCCGATAAAATCATCTGCAACAGCGACGCTGCTTCCTTTAGAGGGAAAGTGCTTAATAGAAAAAAATACTCGTCGGTCAAACTGGATAAATTGCAATGGACGCTCGCTCCCTTTACTATTTACCTGGGTGTAAATAAAAAACTTGATAAGCTCTATCATCATAACTATTTCCTTGGAAATAATTTCAAAGAATATGCAGATAATATTTTTAAGACTGCCGTAAGTCCTAAAAAGCCTTACTACTATGTGAATGTGCGCTCTCGTTCTAATTCCAACAGCGCCCCGGAGGGATGTGAAAGCCTTTTTATTCTCTGCCCTGTTCCCGATTTACGGTATAAACCCGATTGGTCCGATGCCGAAGAATTAACTGATAACATCATTGATGATATGAGCCAAAGAATAAATTTCGACATTAAAAAAAATACGCTTACCAGAACTATTCTCACTCCTATTGATTGGGAAGAAAAATTCAATCTATATAAAGGCTCGGGGCTTGGACTTGCACACGGCCTGGATCAAATTGGTGGATTTCGTCCGTCAAATAAAGACGAGGATTTCACCAACCTTTACTATGTTGGCGCAAGTACAGTACCGGGCACAGGACTCCCTATTGTAATCATTAGTTCAAAACTAACAACCGAACGCATTTTACAAGATGATGAATCTTTATAA